Part of the Kitasatospora sp. NBC_00374 genome is shown below.
CGCACCGCGGGCGGGCTGTCCAGCACCCTCGACTGAGCCGCTTCTCGGAGGCTCGGCTCGCCTCCGGGCGCTCCGGATCCGGCGCCGACGGCCGGCGGGCACCGCGGCCCCTCCTCCGTCGGGGCCTTGGCCCTCTCCCTTTCGGCGCCGGCGCGCCCTTCGGCTCGTTCGCCGCGCGAGTGTCGGGCCCCTAGAGGCGGGGCGAACCGGCGCGCGGGGGCCGTCCGGCCGGGGCGTACGATCGTGCCGAGCCGGCTGCGCCGAGGAAGTCGCGCCACCATTGCACCCTGATGGAGCACCACCATGAGCGAGGACTTCCGCAGCGCGGCCCGAGCGGCCGCCGAGCTGGTCTCCGACTACCTCGACGGGCTGCCGGGCCGCCCGGTCTGGCAGCCGATGGACCCGGCCGAGCGGAAGGACCTGCTGGAGCTGGAGCTGCCCGAACACGGCACCGCCCTGGACGAGCTGCTCGCGGTGATCGGCGACCGGGTGATGCCCGCTCCCATGGGCAACGGCAGCCCCCGATTCTTCGGCTGGGTCAACTCCGCCCCGCAGCCCGCCGGGGTGCTGGCCACCCTGGCGGCGTCCGCGATGAACCCCAGCTCGGCCGGCGGCGACCACGCCGACGTCCACCTGGAGCGGGCCGTGGTCCGCTGGATCGCCGAACTGGTCGGCTTCCCGCACCCGGCCGGTGGCGGCATCCTCACCTCCGGCACCTCGATGGCCACCGTCCTCTGTCTGGCCGCCGCCCGGAACCGCGCCGCCCGCCGGGCCGGCCACGACCTGCGCCTGGACGGCCTCAGCGGCCTGCCCCCGATGGTCGGCTACGTCACCGGCGAGACCCACTCCTGTGTCCGCAAGGCCGCCGAACTGCTCGGGCTCGGCAGCCGCCACCTGCGCACCCTCGCCACCGACGCCGAGGGCCGGCTGGACACCGCCGCCCTGCGCACCGCCGTCGCCGAGGACCGGGCGGCCGGGCGGCTGCCGTTCCTCGTGGTCGCCTCGGCCGGCACGGTCGGCACCGGCGCCGTCGACGCCTTCCACCCGATCGCCGACCTGTGCGCCGAGGAGGGCCTGTGGATGCACGTCGACGGCGCGTACGGCGCGTTCGGCGTGCTGGACGACACCATCGCGCACCGCTACGCCGGCATGGACCGGGCCGACTCGCTCGCCCTCGACCCGCACAAGTGGCTCGGCGTGCCGGTGGACTGCGGCTGCGCGCTGGTCCGGGACACCGAGGCGCTGCGCTCCACCTTCAGCCTGGTCCCCTCCTACCTGCGCGACGAGGAGGCCGGCGAGCTCGGCTGGTTCTCCGAGTACGGCATGGAGCAGACCCGCCCGTTCCGCTCGCTCAAGGTCTGGGCCACCATCGCGCACCGCGGCCGGGCGGGCATCTCCGCCGACATCGCCCGCTGCACCGCGCTGGCCCGGCGGCTCGGCGAGCTGGTGACGGCGGACCCGGAGCTGGAGCTGCTGGCACCCGTGGAGACCTCGATCGTCGCCTTCCGGTACCGCCCGGCCGGCCTCACCGAGGCCGAGCTGGACGCCCTCAACGGCCGGCTGCCGGTCGCGGTCCAGCAGCGCGGCCGGGTCTTCGTCACCGGGGCCCTGCTGCAGGGCCGCGAGATGCTGCGGGCCTGCCTGCTGAACGCCGCCACCACCGGGGACGACCTGCGTCTGCTGCTGGCCGAAGTCCGCGCCGCCGGAGCCGAGCTGACGGGGCACCGGGCGACCGGCTGACCGTCCACCGGGCCGCCGACCGCATCCGAGGACATTAACCGCAAGGTCACGGGGGATTCGTGATCGTGAAACACCGGCGCGACACCATACTCACATGGACCATTCGACGCCCACCCTGCCCTCCACCCCCTCCCGCGCCCAGCGCCGCGGCACCCGGCACCACCGCTGGCGCAGAGACACCGTCGAGCTGGCCGCGGTCTTCCTGGCCGTCGCCTCCGCGGACCTGGTCGCCAACGTCGTGGTGCACGGCCACGACGGGCCGGTGCTGCTGGCCGCCTCGGCCGCCGCACTGCTCGCCACGGCGCTGTTCCACAGCTGGTGGGCACACCGGCACCCGCACGGGCTGCCCTCGCCCGACACCCCCGCACCACCCGGGGACGCCGCGGTGACCGGGCCGCTGGACGAGTTCGAGGCCGCCGCGCTGTGGCGGATCCGCACCACCGTCGAGGACTCCCCCGGCAGCCTGGGCCGGATCTGCACGGCGCTGGCCGGGCAGGGCGTGAACATCGTCTCGATGCAGGCGCACCCGCTGCCCACCGGGGCGGTGGACGAGTTCTTCGTCCGCGCCCCACGGTCCCTCGGCCGGGCCGAGCTGACCGCCGTCGTGGCCGCCGCCGGCGGACACGACATCTGGACCGACCGGGCCGACGCGCACGACCTGGTCGACGCGCCCACCCATGTGCTGGCCCTGGCCACCAGGACGGCCCTGGACGCCGCCGAACTGCCGGTCGCGCTGCGGCAGCTGTTCGGCCGGTGCGCGATCCGGCAGTACCCGGCCGCCGGCGCCGCAACCCCCGCCGGGGTGGACGGGCACGTGATGCGGCTGCCGGTGCCGTCCGGTGACCTGATCGAGCTCAGCCGGCCGCACCTGCCGTTCACCCCGACCGAGTTCGCCCGGGCCCAGGCCCTGGTCGAGCTGGACAGCCTGCTGGGCCCGCGGGTGCCCAAGGTGGAGGCACGGCTCACCCTGCCCGCGGGGGCAGACCTGACGGTCCGCCGGGCCGAGCCCGCCGACAAGGCCGCCGCGCTGGAGATGCACCGGCGCTGCTCCCCCGACACCCTGCGCAAGCGTTACCACGGCCCGGTCCGGGACGCCGACCGCTACCTGGACCACCTGCTCGACCCCCGGCACGGCCAGACCCTCGCGGTCGAGACGGCGGACGGCCGGATCGTCGCGCTGGCCCACCTGCTCTGGGACGACGACGGGGCCGAGGTGGCCCTGCTGGTCGAGGACGCCTGGCAGCGGCGCGGCCTCGGCGTCGACCTGCTGCGGCGGATGGCCGCCCTCGCCCTGGAGGCCGGGGTGCCGACGGTCTACGCCGTCACCCACGCCTCCAACGGCGGCCTGATCGCCACCATGCGGCGGCTGTCCGCGCCGCTGGACTACCAGGTCGAGGACGGCACACTGGTGATCACCGCGCACCTCGCGGAGGCCACCGAGCAGCTGCCCACCCCCTGGCCCAGCCGCCCCGGCCGCTGACGTCCACCGGCCCCGGCCGGCCCTCGGCGGTCCCCCCTCGGCGAGGGCGGACCGCCGAGGGGCGCCGGGGCCCACCCGTACCGGCACCCGTACCCGTACCCGTACCCGCGGACGGCTCGGAAGGGCCGCGGAAGCGCCCGCCCGGACCGCTCGCCCGACCGCTTCCGGCAGGTCCGCACGGCCCGTCCCCGAACCCCCGTCAGGGCGCCCGAGCGGGTCCGGGGATCAACGGTCGGGCAAGGAGTGGGTAGGCTGGCCCCCGTCCCCGCCGCCCGACGGTCACTGCTCGACCTGGGCGGTGCCGCAGCAAGGAGGAACCACTGAGCATGCCAGGCACCGATTCGGAAGCCACGGGCGCGCGCGACGCCTCGCTGCCCGCCCGCGCCAAGATCGCCGTGACGGCCGGCCGGATGGCCGCTGCCCTCTCCCAGAAGGCGGGCCGCGGCAGTGGCTCGGTGATCGGCGGCAAGGTAGCTCTCAAGCTCGACCCCGACCTGCTCGCGACCCTCGCCGACCACCTCGACGTGGTCCTGGTCAGCGCGACCAACGGCAAGACCACCACGACCCGGCTGATCGCCGAGGCGCTGCGCGCCGCCGGCCCGGTCGTCTCCAACGCTCTGGGCGCCAACATGCCGGCCGGCATCACCGCCGCCCTGGCCGGCGGCTCGGACGCGCGGTTCGGTGTCATCGAGGTCGACGAGAAGTACCTGCCGATGGTCGCCCGGGACACCCGCCCCAAGGCCATAGCGCTGCTCAACCTCTCCCGCGACCAGCTCGACCGCGCCGCCGAGACGCGGATGATGGCCGAGAAGTGGCGCGAGGGGCTCAAGGACACCGACGCGGTGATCATCGCGAACGCGGACGACCCGCTGGTGACCTGGGCCGCCTCCTCCTGCAAGAAGGTGGTCTGGGTGGCCGCCGGACAGGCCTGGAAGGAGGACGCCTGGTCCTGCCCGTCCTGCGGCGGTGTGATGCAGCGCCCGGGCGACGACTGGTTCTGCCAGGACTGCGGCTTCCGCCGTCCCAACCCGCACTGGGCGCTCCAGGGCACCCACGTGATCGACCCGCACCGCGGTGCCTGGCCGATCCAGCTCCAGCTGCCCGGCCGCGCCAACCTGGCCAACGCCACCAGCTCGGCCGCGGTGGCCGCCGTCTTCGGCGTCGCCCCGCAGGTCGCCCTGCAGCGGATGCAGTCCGTGGCCGCCGTGGCCGGCCGCTACGACGTGGTCTCCTACCTGGGCCGCGAGGTCCGGCTGCTGCTCGCCAAGAACCCGGCCGGCTGGCTGGAGACGTTCTCGCTGATCGACGGCCCGCCGGCCCCGGTGGTGCTCTCCGTGAACGCGATGGACGCCGACGGCACCGACACCTCGTGGCTGTGGGACGTCGACTACGAGCGGCTGTCCGGCCACCCGATCTTCGTGATGGGCCAGCGCAAGCTGGACCTGGCCGTCCGGCTGGAGGTCGCGGGTCTGCACTTCCAGGTCGTGGACAGCCTGGAGGAGGCCGTCCGGGTCGCCCCGGCCGGTCGCATCGAGGCGATCGCCAACTACACCGCGTTCCAGCAGCTGCGCAAGGCGGTGGTGAGCTGATGTCGATGCCGCCCCACCAGAGCCCCGGTTTCGGTTCGGACCCGCAGTACGGGTCGCAGCAGCAGGGAAGGCCTACCAGGATGAGCGAGAGCAGCCTGCGGGTGGTCTGGGTCTATCCCGACCTCCTGAGCACCTACGGCGACCGCGGCAACGCGCTGGTCGTCGAGCGCCGGGCCCGCCAGCGCGGGCTCGGGGTGACCCGGATCGACGTCCGCTCCGACCAGGCGGTGCCCACCAGCGGGGACATCTACCTGATCGGCGGCGGTGAGGACCGCCCGCAGCGGCTGGCCGCCGAGCGGCTGCGCAACGACGGCGGCCTGCAGCGCGCCGCCGAGAACGGCGCGATCATCTTCTCGGTCTGCGCCGGTTACCAGATCCTCGGCCGCGAGTTCATCAACGACCTCGGCGAGCGCGAGCCGGGCCTGGACCTGCTCGACGTCTGGACCACCCGCGGCGAGGGCGCCCGCTGCGTCGGCGACGTGCTGGCGAGCGTCGACCCGCAGCTCGGCCTGCCGCAGCTGACCGGCTTCGAGAACCACCAGGGCATCACCCACCTCGGCCAGGGAGTCAAGCCGTTCGCGTCGGTCCAGGTCGGCCGGGGCAACGGCACCGGCGACGGCACCGAGGGTGCCTGGCGGGACACCGTCTTCGGCACCTACCTGCACGGCCCGGTGCTGGCCCGCAACCCCGCCGTCGCGGACATGCTGATCAAGCTGGCGCTGGACGTGAACGCCCTCCCGCCGGCCGACACCACCTGGTACGACGCGCTGCGGGCCGAGCGGATCGCCGCCACCAGCCGCCCCGCGTAGCAGGCCGCACCCGGCCCGAGGTCCCGGCAGACACCCGGGACCTCGGCCCGCCGCGGGGCCCAGACCCCCGCCGCGCCACCGCGGGAAAGACCAGCATCCGGTCGACCCGTGCTCGAGTGGCCGTCGGCATAACAGAATAGGAAGCGCTGGACGCACACCCTCCTCGGCGTCCAGCCGCAGTTACGCGCGGAGGCGTCGACGATGCCGCTCCCGCGCCGGTGCCTGCCCGGCCGGACGCAGGAACCGTATGCTGTGCATCATGGTCGTTTTCGGGCTTGATGTCCGAAATCGACCGACCGCGGTGGCGACACCGAGGTGGTCGTCCGGCCGTCCGGTACTTCCTCCAGCCTGGCGGCTGGGGGTGCCCCCAGGGGAGTTGCAAAGAATGCGTATTGGTGTCCTGACCAGCGGCGGTGACTGCCCCGGCCTGAACGCCGTGATCCGTTCCGTGGTCCACCGGGGGGTGGTCGACCACGGCGACGAGATCATCGGGTTCCAGGACGGCTGGCGCGGCCTCCTCGAAGGCGTCCACCGGCCCCTGACCCTCGACTCGGTGAGCGGCATCCTCGCCCAGGGCGGCACGATACTGGGCTCCTCTCGGGTCCAGCCGAGCCACCTGCGCGACGGTGTCGAGCGGGCCAAGAAGCACTGCCAGGACCTCGGCATCGACGCGGTCATCCCGATCGGCGGCGAGGGCACCCTCAAGGCCGCCAAGCTGATGAGCGACGGCGGACTGCCGGTCGTCGGCGTGCCGAAGACCATCGACAACGACATCGCCTGCACCGACGTCACCTTCGGCTTCGACACGGCCGTCTCGGTGGCCACCGACGCACTGGACCGGCTGAAGACCACCGCCGAGTCCCACCAGCGGGTCATGGTGGTCGAGGTGATGGGCCGGCACACCGGCTGGATCGCGCTCAACGCGGGCATGGCCGCCGGCGCCCACGCGATCGTGGTGCCGGAGCGCCCGTTCCACATCGACAAGCTCACCGAGGTCGTCCGCGAGCGCTTCGAGCGTGGCAAGAAGTTCGCCATCGTGGTCTGCGCCGAGGGCGCCAAGCCCGAGCCCGGCACCATGCACTGGGAAGAGGGCACCCGGGACATCTACGGCCACGAGCGGTTCACCGGCATCGCCACCCAGCTCTCCGGCGAGCTGGAGCACCGCCTCGGCAAGGAGGCCCGCCCGGTGATCCTCGGCCACACCCAGCGCGGCGGCACCCCCACCGCGTACGACCGGGTGCTGGCCACCCGCTTCGGGTGGCACGCCGTGGAGGCCGCCCACAAGGGTGCCTTCGGGCACATCACGGCGCTGCAGGGCACCGAGATCAAGCTGGTCCCGCTGGGCGAGGCCGTCGCCGAGCTGAAGACCGTGCCGACCGAGCGCTACATCGAGGCCGAGACCGTCATCTGACGCGGGCCGGCCTCCGATCCGGGCCCCCGGTCGCCCAGGCGGCCGGGGGCCCGTTCTCGGCCCTCTTTCTCGACCGAACGATCCAGGGCCGCCGGCGGCCGGGGCCACGCGGTGGTCGCCGACGCCGCCAGCGGCGCCCCGCGCCGACCTGGTGATCGACGGCGGCGCCTCCGCCTGACCGCCCGCCGGGGCTACTCGGTGACCTCCTGGTGCCCCTCGTGCAGGCCGCCGCCGCTGCCCGGCTGCCCGGTGGTGTCCTCGGGCGCGACCGGGGCCGACAGTGAGGAGAGGTCCCAGGCGTAGGTGCCGACGGAGTCCGCGATGACGTCGATGTTGACGTCGAAGACCTTGAGGTCCAGGTTCTTCAGGGTGTCGCAGGCCTGGTGGTAGCACGTGTCGTAGGCCACCCCGGCCTGGCCGCCGTACCGGGCCGCCTGGGTGTCGGACTTGATGCCCTCCGCCCCGGTGAAGGTGCCGCCCGCCGGGATCCCGGCCGCGATGAACGGGCCGTAGTCGGACCGGCCGGTGAAGTCGGTGCCGTCGTGGACCAGGCCGCGGCGGTCCAGGTAGCCGTTGATCCGGCGCTCCAGCTGGGCGGAGCCCTCCGGGCCGGGGCCGGAACCGACGTGGTCGGAGTCGTCGCCGTCGTAGACGAAGCGCACCGGGTTCGGCGAGGCGATCATGTCGAAGTTGAGGTAGAGCTTGATCTTCTTGCGCTCCTCCTCGGACAGCGACGCCACGTACTTCTCCGAGCCCACCAGGCCGAACTCCTCGGCGGACCACCAGGCGAACCGCACTTTGTTCTTCACCTGGTGCCCCGCCAGCTCCCTGGCCACCTCCAGGATGCCCGCCGAACCGGAGCCGTTGTCGTTGATGCCGGGGCCGGCCAGCACCGAGTCGAGATGGGCGCCGACGAAGACGGTGTTGCGCTCGTCGCCGCCACGGGTCTCGGCGATGACGTTCCAGGTCCGGCGGGTCTCGTGGGAGGTACGGATCTCCAGCGCCACCGCGACCGGTCCGGCCGCCGCCTTCGCGGCCAGTGCCTCGCCGCGGGCCTGGGTGATCCCACCGGTCGGGACCTTGGCCACCTCGGGGTCGCCCAGGGTGCCGTTCAGGTCGCCGGCCGCGTTGTTGTAGACGAGGGCGCCGACCGCACCCGCCGCCGCGGCCGCGGCCTGCTTGATCGCGAAGCTGCAGCCGCCCCGCTTGATCAGTGCGACCTTGCCGGTGAAGGCACCCGCCGCGTAGTCGGTGTCCTCGCAGCCGGTGGTGGCGTCCGCGGGGACGACCGCGAGCGGGGCCGTGATGCCGCCGACCGGGGTGGAGGCCGAGTAGGTCATCGCGAGCACCGGCAGGTCCTCGGCCTCGGGCGAGACCACCTTCAGGGTCTGCGCCAGGGTCTGCGTGAAGACGTAGTCGAACTCGTGCCTGGAGACCTTGAGTCCGGCCCGGCGGGCCTGGTCGGCGACGTACTCGGCCGACTGCTGGTGGCCGGGCGACCCGGCGACCCGGGTGCCGCCGTTGCGGTCCGCGATCCGCTGGAGCACCTTCAGCGTCCGGTAGGCGTCGTCGGCGCCGCTGTGGCGGACCAGGTCCCGGGCGAGCAGCTCCGCCCGTTTGGCGGCGGGGTCGTGGTGGCCGTAGTCGTCGGCGGCGGACGCCTGTCCTGCCCCGACCAGCAGCAGTGGCGCGGTCAGCGCGGCCACGGCGAGGGCGGCTGCGGCGGCGCGGCGGTTCCGTACGTTCAAGGCGTGTCCTTCCGGCGGTCCATGACGGTGCGAGAGGTGACGCGAAGGCAGGAATGCGCTGGAGGGAAACTACCGGTAAAGGCATGGCATGGACATCCCCATAGCTGGATTTCACACCATTGTCGGTACGGCACCGCCGTGGTCGGTGCGGCACGCCGTCCCGGGCCGGGTCCGGGGCGGCGGCGCCGGCTCAGCCCTGGAAGACCCGGGCGGCGGCGATCGGCCGCTCGCCCGCCGGGTGGGCGACCGTCGAGTTGACACCCCAGCGGTAACCGGCGAACAGCTTGGTCGCGGCGTCCGCGTAGACCACCAGGTGCCCGTAGCCCGCGCCGTTGTACTCCTTCCAGCCGGGCGTCTCGCCGGGCCGCTCCTCGATCCGGGTGTCGGGGAACGCCCGGTAGAGGGCCTCCGCACCCGCCGAAGCCGCCGGGTTGCCGTGCGGGTTGCTGGTGCAGTCGATGACCTCGAAGACGTACGGGACCACGTTCGCACCGACCTGGCCGTCCGCCGGCGAGGCCAGGACGCCCTTGCGCTCCCTGATCATCACGATGTGGCCGGTGTAGGGCTTGCTGGTCTCGTCCCCGTCGTAGTCGAAGGCGACGAAGTCGCCGGGCCGCAGGTTCACCGGCTTGGTGACGGCGGTGAAGTGCGGGATGGCGGCGGCGTCGGCGAAGCCCGCCCGGAACTTCTCCGCCGTCGGGAACAGCTTCCCGGGCTCGGTGCCGAACCACTCGCGGAAGTACTCCTTGGTCGCCCAACGGGCCGGGTCCTGCGCGTCCGCCGCCGAACGCGGGCCGTAGGTGCGCTCCAGCACCAGGGTCACGAAGGACGAGCACTGCGCCAGCACGCTGAACTGCTCCGGCCGGCCCGGCTCGCCCCAGACCGCGGAGGAGCTCTCGTCCGGGAACATGTCGGCCACCTTGTAGCGGTTGGCCAGGTCGCCCCAGGGCCGCAGGCGCAGGTAGTCCACCAGCGACTCCGCCTCGATCTGGTGCGG
Proteins encoded:
- a CDS encoding aspartate aminotransferase family protein; translation: MSEDFRSAARAAAELVSDYLDGLPGRPVWQPMDPAERKDLLELELPEHGTALDELLAVIGDRVMPAPMGNGSPRFFGWVNSAPQPAGVLATLAASAMNPSSAGGDHADVHLERAVVRWIAELVGFPHPAGGGILTSGTSMATVLCLAAARNRAARRAGHDLRLDGLSGLPPMVGYVTGETHSCVRKAAELLGLGSRHLRTLATDAEGRLDTAALRTAVAEDRAAGRLPFLVVASAGTVGTGAVDAFHPIADLCAEEGLWMHVDGAYGAFGVLDDTIAHRYAGMDRADSLALDPHKWLGVPVDCGCALVRDTEALRSTFSLVPSYLRDEEAGELGWFSEYGMEQTRPFRSLKVWATIAHRGRAGISADIARCTALARRLGELVTADPELELLAPVETSIVAFRYRPAGLTEAELDALNGRLPVAVQQRGRVFVTGALLQGREMLRACLLNAATTGDDLRLLLAEVRAAGAELTGHRATG
- a CDS encoding GNAT family N-acetyltransferase yields the protein MDHSTPTLPSTPSRAQRRGTRHHRWRRDTVELAAVFLAVASADLVANVVVHGHDGPVLLAASAAALLATALFHSWWAHRHPHGLPSPDTPAPPGDAAVTGPLDEFEAAALWRIRTTVEDSPGSLGRICTALAGQGVNIVSMQAHPLPTGAVDEFFVRAPRSLGRAELTAVVAAAGGHDIWTDRADAHDLVDAPTHVLALATRTALDAAELPVALRQLFGRCAIRQYPAAGAATPAGVDGHVMRLPVPSGDLIELSRPHLPFTPTEFARAQALVELDSLLGPRVPKVEARLTLPAGADLTVRRAEPADKAAALEMHRRCSPDTLRKRYHGPVRDADRYLDHLLDPRHGQTLAVETADGRIVALAHLLWDDDGAEVALLVEDAWQRRGLGVDLLRRMAALALEAGVPTVYAVTHASNGGLIATMRRLSAPLDYQVEDGTLVITAHLAEATEQLPTPWPSRPGR
- a CDS encoding MurT ligase domain-containing protein — its product is MPGTDSEATGARDASLPARAKIAVTAGRMAAALSQKAGRGSGSVIGGKVALKLDPDLLATLADHLDVVLVSATNGKTTTTRLIAEALRAAGPVVSNALGANMPAGITAALAGGSDARFGVIEVDEKYLPMVARDTRPKAIALLNLSRDQLDRAAETRMMAEKWREGLKDTDAVIIANADDPLVTWAASSCKKVVWVAAGQAWKEDAWSCPSCGGVMQRPGDDWFCQDCGFRRPNPHWALQGTHVIDPHRGAWPIQLQLPGRANLANATSSAAVAAVFGVAPQVALQRMQSVAAVAGRYDVVSYLGREVRLLLAKNPAGWLETFSLIDGPPAPVVLSVNAMDADGTDTSWLWDVDYERLSGHPIFVMGQRKLDLAVRLEVAGLHFQVVDSLEEAVRVAPAGRIEAIANYTAFQQLRKAVVS
- a CDS encoding type 1 glutamine amidotransferase: MSESSLRVVWVYPDLLSTYGDRGNALVVERRARQRGLGVTRIDVRSDQAVPTSGDIYLIGGGEDRPQRLAAERLRNDGGLQRAAENGAIIFSVCAGYQILGREFINDLGEREPGLDLLDVWTTRGEGARCVGDVLASVDPQLGLPQLTGFENHQGITHLGQGVKPFASVQVGRGNGTGDGTEGAWRDTVFGTYLHGPVLARNPAVADMLIKLALDVNALPPADTTWYDALRAERIAATSRPA
- a CDS encoding 6-phosphofructokinase, translating into MRIGVLTSGGDCPGLNAVIRSVVHRGVVDHGDEIIGFQDGWRGLLEGVHRPLTLDSVSGILAQGGTILGSSRVQPSHLRDGVERAKKHCQDLGIDAVIPIGGEGTLKAAKLMSDGGLPVVGVPKTIDNDIACTDVTFGFDTAVSVATDALDRLKTTAESHQRVMVVEVMGRHTGWIALNAGMAAGAHAIVVPERPFHIDKLTEVVRERFERGKKFAIVVCAEGAKPEPGTMHWEEGTRDIYGHERFTGIATQLSGELEHRLGKEARPVILGHTQRGGTPTAYDRVLATRFGWHAVEAAHKGAFGHITALQGTEIKLVPLGEAVAELKTVPTERYIEAETVI
- a CDS encoding M28 family metallopeptidase, whose translation is MNVRNRRAAAAALAVAALTAPLLLVGAGQASAADDYGHHDPAAKRAELLARDLVRHSGADDAYRTLKVLQRIADRNGGTRVAGSPGHQQSAEYVADQARRAGLKVSRHEFDYVFTQTLAQTLKVVSPEAEDLPVLAMTYSASTPVGGITAPLAVVPADATTGCEDTDYAAGAFTGKVALIKRGGCSFAIKQAAAAAAGAVGALVYNNAAGDLNGTLGDPEVAKVPTGGITQARGEALAAKAAAGPVAVALEIRTSHETRRTWNVIAETRGGDERNTVFVGAHLDSVLAGPGINDNGSGSAGILEVARELAGHQVKNKVRFAWWSAEEFGLVGSEKYVASLSEEERKKIKLYLNFDMIASPNPVRFVYDGDDSDHVGSGPGPEGSAQLERRINGYLDRRGLVHDGTDFTGRSDYGPFIAAGIPAGGTFTGAEGIKSDTQAARYGGQAGVAYDTCYHQACDTLKNLDLKVFDVNIDVIADSVGTYAWDLSSLSAPVAPEDTTGQPGSGGGLHEGHQEVTE